From Companilactobacillus heilongjiangensis, one genomic window encodes:
- a CDS encoding ketosteroid isomerase produces MDTNLPVAITNFIKATNNADSTGFVNLFTNDAVLNDWGTEYNGPAEIAKWNQTDNIGKKSHFELVDAKQNPDDSWIVNLEVSGNGFNGTSPFKMLVMGDQLKGVQILPG; encoded by the coding sequence ATGGATACTAATTTACCAGTGGCAATCACAAACTTTATAAAGGCTACTAATAACGCTGATTCAACGGGGTTTGTTAACCTATTTACTAACGATGCCGTACTGAACGATTGGGGCACCGAATACAATGGTCCCGCTGAAATTGCTAAGTGGAATCAGACTGATAATATCGGTAAGAAATCTCACTTCGAACTTGTCGATGCCAAACAGAATCCTGATGATAGCTGGATAGTTAACTTAGAAGTGAGCGGAAATGGTTTTAATGGAACGAGTCCATTCAAAATGTTGGTTATGGGCGACCAATTAAAAGGTGTCCAGATTTTACCTGGTTAA
- a CDS encoding FAD-dependent oxidoreductase has product MKVSIVGCTHAGTFSAMNILKEHPDWEVSVFERNDNLSFLSCGIALWVSDRVSDPNKMFYASPEALTELGAHMHMQHDVTNIDFDNKKLAVKNLVNGETFEQPYDKLVITTGSAPVVPPIPGIDSSHVMLCKNWTNANELKEKAADIKSAIVIGAGYIGAELAEGYATLGKETTLIDALPHVLAKNFDPNMSAVAEKDYIDNGVKLGMGEKVESFEDTGNGVIVKTDKNSYEADIAVMCVGFRPNTKMFADEFDTLPNGALLVDKYMHTSKEDVFSAGDAASVHYNPTNDNQYIPLATNSVRQGILVGKNIEKDTAAYMGTQASSAVELFGRTYAASGLTKEHAEVLGKNVETVSLEDNYRPEFMLSTTPVLMNLVWDPETRVVLGGALTSMYDVSQSANLLSLAIQKKVTIDELSMVDFLFQPNFDKPVNYVSALAGAAVEKADSKVAE; this is encoded by the coding sequence ATGAAAGTAAGTATTGTAGGTTGTACGCACGCCGGAACATTCTCAGCTATGAACATTCTTAAGGAACATCCCGATTGGGAAGTTTCTGTTTTCGAACGTAATGATAACCTTTCTTTCCTATCATGTGGGATTGCTTTATGGGTTAGTGACCGTGTTTCAGATCCTAACAAAATGTTTTACGCAAGCCCCGAAGCCTTGACAGAATTGGGTGCTCACATGCACATGCAACACGATGTTACAAATATTGATTTCGATAATAAGAAGTTAGCTGTTAAAAATCTCGTTAATGGCGAAACTTTTGAACAACCATACGACAAATTAGTAATTACAACTGGTTCAGCTCCAGTCGTTCCTCCAATTCCAGGTATTGATTCAAGTCACGTAATGCTTTGCAAGAACTGGACAAACGCTAACGAATTGAAAGAAAAAGCTGCTGATATTAAGAGTGCCATTGTTATTGGTGCTGGTTATATCGGTGCTGAATTGGCTGAAGGTTACGCTACTTTGGGCAAAGAAACAACTTTGATTGATGCTTTACCACACGTTTTAGCAAAGAACTTCGATCCTAATATGTCAGCTGTTGCAGAAAAAGATTACATCGACAACGGTGTAAAACTTGGTATGGGTGAAAAAGTTGAATCATTTGAAGACACTGGCAATGGTGTAATCGTTAAAACTGACAAGAACAGTTACGAAGCTGATATTGCCGTAATGTGCGTTGGATTCCGTCCTAACACAAAGATGTTTGCCGATGAATTTGACACTTTGCCAAACGGTGCATTGCTTGTGGATAAGTATATGCATACAAGTAAAGAAGATGTATTCTCAGCTGGAGATGCTGCATCAGTTCACTACAATCCAACTAATGATAACCAATATATTCCATTGGCAACAAACTCAGTTCGCCAAGGTATTTTAGTAGGTAAGAATATCGAAAAAGATACTGCCGCATACATGGGGACACAAGCAAGTTCAGCCGTTGAATTGTTTGGCAGAACATATGCTGCTAGTGGTTTGACTAAAGAACATGCTGAAGTATTGGGCAAGAATGTTGAAACTGTTTCACTCGAAGACAACTATCGCCCTGAATTTATGCTATCAACAACACCTGTTTTAATGAATCTCGTTTGGGACCCAGAAACAAGAGTTGTTTTAGGTGGCGCTTTGACAAGTATGTATGATGTATCACAATCAGCTAACCTATTGTCATTAGCTATCCAAAAGAAAGTTACGATAGATGAATTATCAATGGTTGACTTCCTATTCCAACCAAACTTTGATAAACCAGTTAACTATGTTAGTGCCTTAGCCGGTGCCGCTGTAGAGAAAGCTGATTCTAAAGTAGCAGAATAG
- a CDS encoding NAD(P)H-dependent oxidoreductase, whose protein sequence is MKLVGIAGSIADQSYNRTLLKFIAKHFEGLVDIDVLDINDVPMFSQDDDQTNSDVIQNLCKKIKGADGVIIATPEHNHTVPAALKNVIEWLSYEVHPFDGKPVMIVGASYHTQGSSRAQLHLRQILEAPGVNAIVLPGNEFLLGDVKSAFDENDDLKDQRTVDFLQSTLQNFIRFAKVINMIGQTTDYEEEDLSAKNGTDTTVKGVDMNADDWLDQAAKKVNAVEGDTYVKLDSGLLTVNQLNYFLKTSPVELTYVDENNQFIYYNNAVPTEKMLAKRTPAQVGDALDKVHPKIARVIKHVKQVINTLRTGKTDLVSMPVPGGDDTTHVMHYYKAMHDEEGNYKGVNEWAVDVKPIVDQYLQETGQKLVKDPDAKVDATTGASEKPEVDATTGASDKAEPEAAKPEVKVDATSSASKH, encoded by the coding sequence ATGAAACTAGTTGGTATTGCAGGATCAATTGCTGATCAATCATACAACCGAACATTACTAAAATTTATCGCCAAGCATTTTGAGGGTCTAGTTGACATTGATGTATTGGATATTAACGATGTACCAATGTTTAGCCAAGACGACGACCAGACTAATAGTGATGTAATTCAAAATTTATGTAAAAAAATAAAAGGCGCTGACGGTGTAATTATTGCTACACCAGAGCACAACCACACTGTACCTGCTGCTTTGAAGAATGTAATCGAATGGCTTTCATATGAAGTTCATCCTTTTGATGGCAAACCTGTCATGATTGTGGGAGCTTCATACCATACTCAAGGTTCATCACGTGCTCAATTGCACTTGAGACAAATTCTCGAAGCACCGGGCGTCAATGCTATCGTTTTGCCTGGTAACGAATTCTTATTGGGTGACGTTAAGAGTGCCTTTGACGAAAACGATGATCTCAAGGATCAAAGAACCGTTGATTTTCTACAATCGACTCTTCAAAACTTCATTCGTTTTGCCAAAGTTATCAACATGATTGGTCAAACAACTGATTATGAAGAAGAAGATTTGAGCGCTAAAAATGGTACTGATACAACTGTTAAGGGCGTTGATATGAACGCTGACGACTGGTTGGATCAAGCTGCTAAGAAAGTTAATGCTGTTGAAGGCGACACATACGTCAAGTTGGATAGCGGATTATTGACAGTTAACCAATTGAATTATTTCCTCAAGACATCTCCAGTCGAATTGACTTATGTTGACGAAAATAATCAATTCATTTACTACAACAATGCCGTACCAACCGAAAAGATGTTAGCCAAACGTACACCTGCTCAAGTTGGGGATGCGTTGGACAAAGTTCATCCAAAGATTGCTCGTGTTATCAAGCATGTTAAGCAAGTTATCAACACGTTAAGAACAGGCAAGACTGATTTAGTTTCAATGCCTGTACCCGGTGGCGATGATACAACACACGTTATGCATTACTACAAAGCAATGCACGATGAAGAAGGCAATTACAAGGGTGTTAATGAATGGGCTGTTGATGTTAAGCCAATCGTTGACCAATACCTCCAAGAAACTGGTCAAAAACTAGTTAAAGATCCTGATGCCAAGGTAGATGCAACAACAGGTGCTTCAGAAAAGCCGGAAGTTGACGCTACAACTGGTGCATCAGATAAAGCTGAACCAGAAGCTGCTAAGCCTGAAGTTAAAGTAGATGCAACATCAAGTGCATCAAAGCACTAA
- a CDS encoding NADPH-dependent FMN reductase has product MNKFIAIVGSNSNKSTNRELLQYMQKHFQNQAEIELVEIKGLPIFKKSADRFVPQAAKDIATKIEAADGVIIATPEYDHSITAALTSALAWLSYGIHPFVDKPVMITGASYGSLGSSRAQSQLRQILDSPELKARIMPSSEFLLGHSLQAFDENENLKDANEVKQLDGLFKDFLQFVNISKQLNNANAVNKQKAEQFSWDKD; this is encoded by the coding sequence ATGAATAAATTTATTGCTATTGTTGGATCCAACTCCAACAAATCAACCAACCGCGAATTGTTGCAATACATGCAAAAACATTTTCAGAATCAAGCCGAAATTGAATTAGTTGAAATTAAAGGTTTACCAATTTTTAAGAAGAGTGCTGACAGATTTGTACCTCAAGCAGCTAAAGACATTGCTACCAAAATTGAGGCAGCTGATGGGGTAATTATCGCCACACCTGAATATGACCACTCAATCACTGCCGCTTTAACGAGTGCATTAGCCTGGTTGTCGTATGGCATCCATCCATTCGTTGACAAGCCAGTTATGATTACAGGTGCTTCATACGGCTCACTTGGTTCATCACGTGCTCAATCGCAGTTGAGACAAATTTTGGACTCACCAGAATTGAAAGCTCGCATTATGCCAAGTTCAGAATTCTTGTTGGGCCACTCACTACAAGCTTTTGACGAGAATGAAAACTTAAAAGATGCTAATGAAGTTAAACAATTAGATGGTCTATTCAAAGACTTCTTACAATTTGTTAATATTTCGAAACAATTGAACAACGCCAATGCTGTTAACAAGCAAAAGGCCGAGCAATTTTCATGGGATAAAGATTAG
- a CDS encoding FAD:protein FMN transferase, whose amino-acid sequence MSLINKNYYALGTVINLSVAAPADEKDLDAGYELIQRFEDKLTVNRDKSEVMSINHNAGIKAVAVPEDTYGLIKRAVLVSRKHLGFNVAIGPLVKLWKIGFKGANRPSDADIKERLKIIDPERIQLDDEKQTVFLLDKGMEIDLGGIAKGYIADQIKQLWLERGVKTGIIDLGGNVLLVGPSQHADELWTVGVQNPIKPRDVSLGAVKTSAKSIGTSGIYERKLIIDGHEYHHMFDSKTGYPIKNNLASVTIISDKSIDGEIWSTIGFYQGIEQGKALIEAQPGIEAVFITKDLQAVETSGLQGKFTLM is encoded by the coding sequence ATGAGCCTAATCAATAAGAACTACTATGCCTTAGGAACGGTGATAAATTTGTCTGTGGCTGCACCTGCTGATGAGAAAGATTTGGATGCTGGCTATGAATTGATTCAACGTTTTGAAGATAAGTTGACTGTTAACCGTGATAAATCAGAAGTCATGTCAATCAATCACAATGCTGGAATCAAGGCTGTAGCAGTACCTGAGGATACTTATGGCCTGATTAAACGAGCTGTATTAGTCAGTCGTAAACACCTTGGTTTTAACGTTGCCATTGGACCATTGGTGAAACTTTGGAAAATTGGTTTCAAAGGTGCCAACCGACCTAGTGATGCTGATATCAAGGAACGTTTGAAAATCATCGATCCAGAACGGATTCAATTGGACGATGAAAAGCAGACGGTTTTCTTACTTGATAAAGGTATGGAAATCGATCTCGGCGGAATTGCCAAAGGGTACATTGCTGACCAAATTAAGCAATTATGGTTGGAACGTGGCGTTAAAACAGGCATTATTGACCTAGGTGGCAACGTCTTATTAGTGGGACCAAGTCAACATGCCGATGAGTTGTGGACGGTTGGAGTGCAAAATCCAATCAAGCCTAGAGACGTCTCACTCGGAGCTGTCAAAACTTCCGCTAAATCAATTGGAACATCAGGTATTTATGAACGTAAATTAATTATTGATGGTCACGAATATCACCATATGTTCGACTCAAAAACAGGCTATCCAATCAAGAATAACCTTGCCAGTGTCACGATAATTAGTGATAAATCGATTGATGGCGAAATTTGGTCGACAATTGGTTTCTATCAAGGGATTGAACAAGGGAAAGCATTGATTGAAGCGCAACCTGGGATTGAGGCAGTTTTCATTACCAAGGACTTACAGGCTGTGGAAACTAGTGGTCTACAAGGAAAATTCACTTTGATGTAA
- a CDS encoding FAD-binding protein produces the protein MFDNSNLKWDATYDVVVLGFGGAGASAARFAADNGAKVLITDSAPEGHEGGNTRYAGQVISTGADLDDLRKYYQDLAFPLSYDKDLMETYIQGLYRIPDYLENYLGVKPFIMRDHPESPVSKALHFMAHEYPEFRGQATHDLVAMHEGVADSALWKNLRQQVLDRADKIDVLYSTPAEHLIQDPNTRAVVGVQIKRDGKDLNVRAKNGVVMATGGFENNPKMVETYLGETSLNPIGSLYNKGIGVKMASEVGAKLYNMDNYEAYGIFHGLTPKPAKGQRSQFLPFDWPAFHQGSLIVVGDDGTRYFDENEIHRHGHIKDHGNWRIPLAPRHPYVVFDQKKYDELTGDKNAPYPEFMDSVVKADNLESLAEVMNVDVKKLTDTIKDFNHFADIKRDYAYNRDPETLTAFGDGPYYALAMVQGLLNTQGGPVHNSKAEVVDNDDVVIPHLYAIGELGSLMGRQYNGGSNLAENLIFGKIAGENAAETKDEIKVDEPKVDAESSASVHESGLGSDVVEEHYETKDNQYIGKSTAGMGNEIVVRVTADSKDDIKNIEVLKQSESDDYGLKAVKELPKEIVEKNSVDVDTVSGASASSKAIKEAVANALAQVK, from the coding sequence ATGTTTGATAATTCTAATTTAAAATGGGACGCAACATATGATGTCGTCGTTCTAGGTTTCGGTGGCGCTGGTGCTTCTGCTGCCAGATTTGCGGCTGATAATGGTGCCAAAGTTTTAATCACAGATTCAGCTCCCGAGGGTCATGAAGGTGGTAATACTCGTTACGCCGGACAAGTTATTTCAACTGGTGCTGACCTTGACGATTTGCGTAAATATTACCAAGACTTGGCTTTTCCTTTGTCATACGATAAGGATTTAATGGAAACTTACATCCAAGGTTTATATCGTATTCCTGATTATTTGGAAAATTATCTTGGCGTAAAGCCATTTATCATGAGAGATCATCCCGAATCACCTGTTTCAAAAGCCTTGCACTTTATGGCTCACGAATATCCAGAATTCCGTGGACAAGCTACTCACGATTTAGTTGCTATGCATGAAGGCGTTGCTGACTCTGCACTCTGGAAGAATTTGCGTCAACAAGTCTTAGACCGTGCTGATAAGATTGATGTTTTGTACAGCACACCAGCTGAACACTTGATTCAAGACCCTAATACTAGAGCCGTTGTTGGTGTTCAAATTAAACGTGACGGCAAAGACTTAAATGTCAGAGCTAAAAACGGTGTCGTTATGGCAACTGGTGGTTTTGAAAACAATCCTAAGATGGTTGAAACTTACCTTGGAGAAACAAGCTTGAACCCAATCGGTTCACTTTATAACAAAGGTATCGGTGTCAAAATGGCCAGTGAAGTCGGTGCAAAGCTTTACAACATGGATAACTACGAAGCCTATGGTATTTTCCATGGTTTGACTCCAAAGCCTGCTAAGGGTCAACGTTCACAATTCTTGCCATTCGACTGGCCTGCTTTCCACCAAGGTAGCTTAATCGTTGTCGGCGATGACGGTACACGTTACTTTGATGAAAACGAAATTCACAGACATGGTCACATCAAGGATCATGGCAACTGGAGAATTCCATTGGCTCCACGTCACCCATACGTTGTCTTTGACCAAAAGAAGTATGATGAATTGACTGGCGACAAGAATGCTCCATATCCAGAATTCATGGATTCAGTTGTTAAAGCTGATAATCTTGAAAGCCTTGCTGAAGTTATGAACGTTGATGTTAAGAAATTAACTGACACAATCAAAGACTTCAACCACTTCGCTGATATCAAACGTGACTACGCATACAATCGTGACCCCGAAACTTTGACAGCCTTTGGAGACGGTCCATATTATGCACTTGCCATGGTTCAAGGACTATTGAACACTCAAGGTGGACCCGTTCACAATTCTAAGGCCGAAGTAGTCGACAATGACGATGTCGTTATCCCTCATCTTTATGCCATTGGTGAACTAGGAAGCTTGATGGGCCGTCAATATAACGGTGGTAGTAACTTAGCTGAAAACTTAATTTTTGGTAAAATTGCTGGTGAAAACGCTGCTGAAACTAAGGATGAAATCAAAGTTGACGAACCAAAGGTTGACGCTGAATCATCTGCCAGTGTTCACGAATCAGGCTTAGGTTCTGATGTTGTTGAAGAACACTACGAAACAAAAGATAATCAATATATCGGTAAATCAACTGCTGGTATGGGTAACGAAATCGTTGTCCGTGTCACAGCTGACAGTAAAGACGATATTAAAAACATCGAAGTTTTGAAGCAAAGTGAATCCGATGACTACGGTCTCAAGGCGGTTAAAGAATTGCCTAAGGAAATCGTTGAAAAGAATTCAGTCGATGTTGATACTGTTTCTGGTGCTTCAGCTTCAAGCAAAGCTATTAAAGAAGCCGTTGCTAACGCATTAGCTCAAGTTAAATAA
- a CDS encoding alpha/beta fold hydrolase, with amino-acid sequence MAEMHYIKAENKRILATNGVEYAYRELGERTGVPIVALNHLSANLDNWDPVIIDGLAKNHWIITFDYEGVGGSTGSVPDTIQGMAKDTANFIETLGLKKVDILGFSMGGMVGQELMELKPELVEKAILAGTGPRGGKGISSIIKLSDRELLKAIVTFKDVKTYMFFTRTANGKSSASAFIERLKIRKDDRDKTISWPSYRRQLHAIKLWGEDRPADLSKIEQPVLVVNGDDDIMVPTKPNTYDLHERLANSELIIYKDAGHGSIAQNNVSFVESANDFY; translated from the coding sequence ATGGCAGAAATGCATTATATTAAAGCAGAAAATAAACGAATTTTAGCCACTAACGGTGTGGAATATGCTTATCGTGAATTGGGCGAAAGAACCGGTGTGCCAATTGTTGCGCTGAATCATTTATCCGCTAATTTGGACAACTGGGATCCAGTTATAATCGACGGTTTGGCAAAGAATCACTGGATTATTACCTTTGATTATGAGGGTGTCGGTGGATCAACTGGTAGCGTTCCAGACACTATTCAAGGGATGGCCAAGGATACTGCCAATTTCATCGAAACACTAGGTTTGAAAAAGGTTGATATTCTAGGCTTCTCAATGGGTGGCATGGTTGGACAAGAACTAATGGAATTAAAGCCAGAACTCGTTGAAAAAGCAATTTTGGCCGGAACAGGTCCTCGTGGTGGTAAAGGAATTTCTAGTATCATCAAGCTATCTGACAGGGAACTATTAAAGGCAATCGTAACGTTCAAGGATGTTAAAACTTACATGTTCTTTACCAGAACAGCTAACGGTAAGAGCAGTGCCAGTGCATTTATCGAACGTCTAAAAATTCGTAAAGATGACCGTGATAAGACAATTAGTTGGCCTTCATATCGTAGACAGTTGCATGCAATTAAATTATGGGGTGAAGACAGACCAGCTGATCTATCAAAGATTGAACAACCAGTTTTAGTAGTTAATGGCGATGACGATATTATGGTTCCAACAAAGCCCAATACGTATGATTTACACGAAAGATTAGCAAATAGTGAATTGATTATTTATAAAGATGCTGGACACGGAAGCATTGCTCAAAATAATGTTTCATTTGTGGAGAGCGCTAACGATTTTTATTAA
- a CDS encoding NADP-dependent oxidoreductase, with translation MQAAQLMKYDKNFKLVVKDISMPTPNENEVLVKVKVAAVNPLEMLIGTGSVKLIQDYDKPLTMGNELSGVIESVGKNVDNFNIGDEIYSRLPLTKIGAFAEYVAIDYRAIALKPKNLDFVHSAAVPLTGLTAYQGLTEELQAQAGQSVMIPGGSGSFGQMAIPIAKELGLKVMVSGNARAEQSALDMGVDRYFYYRKDNYWEHLKNVDYVIDTIGSKKEFAHELQILKPQGRVLSLRMGPNRQFAKDRHLSFLKTTLFTIAGSSIDKQARKLDADYRFIFVRSDGEQLKKITKIVETNNIKPAVDPTEFKLSDINEALNYVATGHPKGKVVIKF, from the coding sequence ATGCAAGCAGCTCAATTGATGAAATACGATAAGAATTTTAAGTTAGTCGTTAAGGATATTTCTATGCCAACACCTAATGAAAATGAAGTCTTGGTTAAGGTTAAAGTAGCAGCGGTCAATCCTTTGGAAATGTTGATTGGTACTGGTAGTGTCAAATTGATTCAAGATTATGACAAACCTTTAACGATGGGTAACGAATTATCGGGCGTTATTGAGTCTGTTGGTAAAAATGTGGATAACTTTAATATCGGTGATGAAATATATTCCCGATTGCCATTAACAAAAATTGGGGCATTTGCAGAATATGTCGCCATTGATTATCGAGCCATAGCTTTGAAACCTAAGAATTTGGACTTTGTCCACAGTGCCGCTGTTCCTTTGACTGGATTAACAGCTTACCAAGGTTTGACTGAAGAATTACAAGCACAAGCGGGTCAAAGTGTCATGATTCCTGGTGGATCAGGTTCATTTGGACAAATGGCCATCCCAATTGCTAAAGAACTTGGTTTGAAAGTTATGGTCAGCGGTAATGCACGTGCCGAACAATCGGCTTTAGATATGGGTGTTGACCGATATTTCTATTATCGGAAAGATAATTATTGGGAACATTTAAAGAATGTCGATTACGTTATTGATACGATTGGCAGTAAAAAAGAATTTGCCCATGAACTACAAATTTTGAAGCCACAGGGAAGAGTACTTTCATTGAGAATGGGGCCTAACCGCCAATTTGCCAAGGATCGCCATTTATCATTCTTGAAGACAACTTTATTCACTATTGCTGGTAGTTCAATTGATAAACAAGCTAGAAAGTTAGATGCAGATTATCGCTTTATTTTTGTTAGAAGTGATGGCGAACAATTAAAAAAGATTACCAAAATTGTTGAAACTAACAATATCAAACCGGCGGTTGATCCAACTGAATTTAAATTATCAGATATTAATGAAGCCTTGAACTATGTTGCTACCGGACATCCCAAGGGCAAAGTTGTTATTAAATTTTAG
- a CDS encoding TetR/AcrR family transcriptional regulator, which yields MAQKTRDKILTTAEKLIMQTGNTDVTLDQISAELGLSHAALYKHFRNKQALWEAVASAWFNREIIQQINISNAESSKEQLHDWLWAFVNAKKNTFNHNPRMFALNTEYIDNNPVALHNVLISAYQQMNSIMDYPANDYEKSEMILAAFSIFTLPNFRETWNDPNYDKRFEMLWNLIKAGL from the coding sequence ATGGCTCAAAAAACTCGAGATAAAATTCTCACGACTGCCGAAAAGCTAATCATGCAAACAGGCAACACTGATGTAACTTTGGACCAAATTTCTGCTGAGTTGGGGCTTTCCCATGCAGCTTTATATAAACATTTCCGCAATAAACAGGCACTCTGGGAAGCTGTTGCTTCGGCTTGGTTTAACCGTGAAATTATCCAACAAATCAATATCTCCAATGCTGAATCTTCCAAAGAACAGCTCCACGACTGGCTCTGGGCTTTTGTTAACGCTAAAAAGAATACTTTCAACCACAATCCGCGGATGTTTGCTCTGAACACTGAATATATCGACAACAATCCCGTAGCGCTGCATAATGTACTTATCAGTGCTTATCAACAAATGAATTCAATTATGGATTATCCAGCTAACGACTATGAAAAGTCAGAGATGATTCTGGCCGCATTTTCAATCTTCACATTACCTAATTTTAGGGAAACCTGGAACGATCCAAATTACGATAAACGTTTTGAAATGTTATGGAACCTGATCAAAGCAGGTCTCTAA
- a CDS encoding WYL domain-containing protein yields the protein MDSNTRIANTFARMLRGEKIYTQKNMVQYNCGKRSVERDMAIIHQIIKPSDYFDFHHDTKDNIYYLTQNDFFNFEETLTIMKVLIGSRAFGKKELNEISNSLSALISDNHKKEINDMMTALKTGGYLPVNQDNDLVKRVKKFHNIIRKKKAISFTYRDSNPAGHSNKTRVGLPLSLYFSGNYFYVIMYRLNSDKIKDIDDGITYVYRLDRFLDVTVKRKTFEVPRGKYEDEESIRNKSYRLNSGSAISYEFNYRGYYPAALDQLPNSKIKRTESGKIFKNPDGSVVVYGNMFFNGAKMWVLGQGNLVTVKSPQSLIAAVKKELQETLDGY from the coding sequence ATGGATAGCAACACCCGAATTGCGAATACATTTGCCAGAATGCTCCGTGGCGAAAAAATTTACACGCAGAAGAATATGGTTCAATACAATTGTGGAAAACGTTCCGTTGAACGAGATATGGCAATAATTCACCAAATTATTAAACCCTCTGATTACTTTGATTTTCATCACGATACAAAAGATAATATTTATTATCTAACCCAAAACGATTTTTTTAATTTCGAAGAAACACTCACAATTATGAAAGTTTTAATTGGTAGTCGAGCTTTTGGAAAAAAAGAATTAAATGAAATATCCAATAGTCTTTCTGCGCTTATTTCTGATAACCACAAAAAAGAAATTAATGACATGATGACAGCATTAAAAACTGGTGGCTATCTACCTGTCAATCAAGATAACGATCTTGTGAAACGCGTTAAAAAATTTCATAACATTATTAGAAAAAAGAAAGCAATTTCTTTCACCTATCGCGACAGCAATCCTGCCGGTCATTCTAATAAAACCAGAGTTGGCTTACCGCTCAGTTTATATTTTTCCGGCAACTACTTTTACGTTATTATGTATCGGCTAAATTCGGACAAGATAAAAGATATCGACGATGGTATAACTTACGTATATCGGCTGGATAGATTCTTAGATGTTACAGTTAAACGGAAAACATTCGAGGTACCTCGGGGTAAGTATGAGGATGAGGAATCAATCCGTAATAAATCCTATCGTTTAAATAGTGGTAGCGCCATCTCTTACGAATTTAATTATCGTGGCTACTACCCTGCAGCTTTAGATCAGTTGCCTAATTCCAAAATCAAGCGTACCGAATCTGGCAAAATTTTTAAAAATCCTGACGGCAGTGTTGTTGTTTATGGAAATATGTTTTTCAACGGAGCCAAGATGTGGGTCTTAGGTCAAGGCAATCTGGTTACAGTTAAATCTCCACAGAGTTTGATTGCGGCAGTTAAAAAAGAACTTCAAGAAACTTTAGATGGTTATTAA